The DNA segment TACTTTCCGGATTACACTTTCTAAAAAATgttctaatttatttaatttgcaaAAGGGCTCGTTCGataatattttctttgatgaattaatatatatatatatatctttcgTGACTGATTTTGTGGCCGGCTAGAGAAAATATGGCAGCTGTTGGAGCGGAGAGAAATCCTGCATTGTCGTCAGAGGCGCCGCTTGCGCCGATGACTTTCGAGCGGCCGGTGCGGAGCGGCCGGTGCGGAGCGGCCGGTGCGGAGCGACATGGAAACTTCCATTCCGAAGCCTTGTAAGATCGATTTTCTTGAATTGAAAGTGTTTTAATTCTTGGCGACCTGCAGGTTGTGGATTACGATGCGTGGAGTAGTACTTATTGTTTTTCAATTCTTTAATTACTTGTTTTGGATGTCAGAATTAGGATTTTTTTACCATCTAATAATTTTGATCAAGATATATCAAGTAACAAACCATGGGGCCGGGATTAGAAATTTAGAGCGACGAGATCTTTGGGAAAAATGGCCTCATACATAAAAAGTGTATGACGCATGTCATTCTATTGAAGGGCATCATTTATTTAACAAGTGCATGTAAGGCAAACTTGCTTgacatttaataaaaatttgaacTTTTTGCAATTTGTCAAGAAATTTCACCTGCGATATAACCTGCAAGAACGTGATATCATGATGATCTGACGTGGTACAGTTGAGTATTCTCTTTGAttctttttcaattctttgTTTGGTTACATTGTACATAATTAATTCCATGTGAGCCCTCCATGCATTTCTGTCGGATCTATGTATGTTCACTTTTTCTGGAAAACATGACAATAAGGTCTCCAATATTGAAAACATGAAAGTGTATAAATCAGTAATTTTCGACACATAATGGTGGCGTAAAAAGTCGACTTGGATATGTTCGTATTGCAGATATTCAAAATTAGAGAAGTGAGATGATTAGCTAGTTAGTTATAAGGTTTTGTTTCGGTATAGTACCACAAGAGTTTTCGGCATCGTTATGCATACCTTAAATTTGACTAGCTAGTTGCATGCCAAGTTTCCAAATGTGTTGTAGATTTTATTATGGTATTGCAGTACTGAATATTGTTTTAGACATCTTGAAATTGCTGAATGTGCAAAGCTTAAATTCATGATATCCTCTCCAGAGAGCTAGAAATGATACATGGCTATTTTTTGAGTATTAATTCATGCTTGGATATTGAAAGGAAAATATTAATGTTGGGTTACAATGATGTATGAGAGTCCACATTTCTCCGAAAGTGTTTTCTTTTGCATAATGAAGCTGATATTGTAATCTTGGTCTATCTCCATAGAAGAGATGCATTCGGTTTTCGAATCTTAATTCATGAAATTTCAGATATTGCAAGAGGTTTGGTTGCTCCAGATATGGACCACCCCAATGGAACACCTGGCCATGTTCATAATGATTTGAGTGTAAAAAGCTTTGGGTCCTTTAGCTTCGGTACCCTCTATGAATACTTCAATTTTcattatttctccaagtttctAACCCCTTAGTTGTTGAGTTGATAAAGGGATGTGGATAGCACGGAAATCCAGCTCGTGCTTTAGATTTTAGTGGGTTACTCAAGAGTACAGGGTGTGGATATTGTGCTATTTTGGGGGTAGAATTGAGGCAAATGGAGCAGCTTTGCTTTTGGGAATCTTAGGTTGGGGATTTTGTGATGCAAATGTGTAGTTGTTGGCTGTAATTTTTCTGCTCCAACCTTTTTCTTATCGAATCTGCAAAATAAAACTCTCCGCGGTTGATCTAAACCAGCAATCTCCTGACGGTAAACTTACTTTGTTCCTTTTCTTGAATTTAAGTATGTTTTTGGGCGTATAAGTTGAATATTAACCATTTGTAAGTGCCAACAAGTCATTTTCTTGAAAGAGTATGTTATATTGCCATTCTTGACTATACACCTCGTGATTTGGAAAAGTGGTTAGGCCTCAGTCTGGCAATTGAGAAACTGTAATTAAGGTTAATTCTCACGTCTTTAGCACTGTTTTAACACGAACTAAATAGTTTTGTTCGAATTTGATTAGCAGGAGACAAGAACTGCCTAAATTCTGAACTTTGGCATGCCTGTGTGGGTCCTCTTGTTTCTTTGCCTGGTATTGGAAGCCATGTAGTGTATTTTCCTCAGGGTCACAGTGAACAAATTTGATTCTTGCTTGTGTATTTCAATTGTAGTTTgtgtaaataacaaaatatttttcttatttttcttattttttgacAATGAATTGGGAGGTATATTGTTTTTATGATTGTATCTACAAAAGAAGAAACAGCTTATCTTACCACATCCAATTTTGAGAGCGTTTAATTTCTCTCTTCATGATTTGCAATTGTTAAATCCCCGGTATTTTGTATGGAGATTCGAATTCAATCATTCACTTCGAGCACTCTGGTTCAATAATGAGGAGATTGATATATCCTACACGCAAAAGTTCTGTTGAATGTCATTGTTTCTTGATACATACTGGCTACTGCACAGGTTGCTGTATCTACCAAGAAGGAAGTTGATGCACAGATACCTAATTACCCTAGCTTGCCTCCGCAACTCATTTTCCAGCTTCATAACGTGACAATGCATGTacgctttttttttttctttcaagttTTGTTGTGTTCCTATTGCAGTTATTGGAGTTCTCTTGTAGAATCTTAATGTTTTATTCAAGTAGGCTGATTTAGAGACAGACGAGGTTTACGCCCAAATGACCTTGCAACCGCTGAGCCCAGTATGTTCTCTAAATCTTCATCAACTTTTTCTTCCTCTTTTCTAAGTCGACTTTCTTTTTTATTTCtgggttatttttattcttttattacTGTTTTTGCAGCAAGAGCAGAAAGAGATTTCATTTCTTCTGGCAGATTTAGGAACCCCCAGTAAACAGCCAACAAATTACTTTTGCAAAACTTTGACTGCTAGTGACACCTGTACTCATGGTGGATTTTCAGTTCCTCGCCGTGCGGAAGAAAAAGTATTTCCACCACTGGTAAATGTCATTTCGGGTGCTTCCAAGACCCAAGTAAAAAAATGTgcctgttttttttaattatgtgcCTCTAATGCATCTTGGTTGGAACCACCCAATTTATAGGACTTTTCCCTGCAACCTCCTGCTCAAGAATTGGTCGCAAGGGATCTGCATAATAATGAGTGGAAGTTCATACATATTTTTAGAGGTCTATTTTAGACATGTATTTAACTTGAGGAATCAAGTTGCAGCAACTACTTCTACATATTCTTAATATGATTTATATGGTTCTTATATCAGGCCAGCATAAGAGGCATCTTCTCACAACAGGATGGAGTGTTTTTGTGAGTGCAAAAAGACTGATTGTTGGTGATTCGGTTCTCTTTATATGGTAGGAATTTTATTTAACTGGAATATCGTTGCGGGTCCTCTAATAAATTTCATTGAATAGGCCTGGTCAAACATTGAAGAAAGTGATGAGTTTCTTTTTCCTCAAGTGCTACGTCTGATCAGTACTGAACCATGCGATGCTTTTTGGGCATTTATCAGGAATGAGAAGAATCAGTTGCTTCTCGGTATAAGGCATGCTAATAGACCAAAAACTGTGATGCCTTCATCATTTTTATCAAGTGATAGTATGCATCTCGGCCTTCTTGCTGCTGCTGCTCATGCAGCTGCAACAAATAGCCGTTTCACCATATTTTATAATCCCAGGTAACTTTGTTCTTTCCAACACTACCAAGGTGTGCATGTGCTTCCTTTTTCGCATGATTCTACCAACCTAGGAGAGTATGCAATATCTCATGATTATACTAACTTAAAAAATTTCAGAGCTAGTCCATCCGAATTCGTCATACCTCTGGCCAAATATGTAAAAGCCGTTTATCATACTCGAGTGTCTGTGGGCATGCATTTCCGGATGCTGTTTGAAACCGAAGAATCTAGTGTTCGACGGTATGTTTATTTTTCTCAATTCTATTTTCTGTCCATCCTCCTTTGTTTGTGTATGGTGAGTACCCTGTGGTGTTGATAGATGTTCAAGTTGCATAATTTTGTGAGATTTCTGACCTCTTCTTGATTCAGTTACATGGGCACAATAACCGGGATAGGTGATTTAGATCCTACCAGATGGCCACATTCACACTGCGTTCAGTTAAGGTGAACACATACAATGTTCCTGCCCATTGATTTCATATATTACAAAAGTTTAGAGTGTTGTGTTTTTTTGTTCTTCTTGGTTGGTCTGAATCCAAAGATATCGAACataatttattcatttttaattCTTGTCGTGAAATTGAATGTTAACTTGTTTAATGGAGGTTGGCTGGGATGAATCTACTGCTTGGGAGAGGCAGCCAAGAGTGTCTTTGTGGGAAATTGAACCTTTAACAACATTCCCAATGTATCCATCACCATTTTCTCTGAGACTGAAGCGACCATGGCCACCAGGGCTCCCCTCTTTATCACTTATGGGaacaatccaacaacataatttttttaaattcatgttcttttactgataaataattgtttaagtttagtACTTTCCATTTTAatctattcatatttgttttatgtttgtttttatttttaataatttgcagtatggagatacaaattaaaggaaaagagattgttgcggcttttatgaaagcttgggacgctaacatgtgctgaaggaaggaatcaaagtttttcgagattaatgcatagttttttcctagtgttcattaatttagaattcgattatttttttatttgaatgatttataatattggaagattgtatactaaattttattttagaaatttttgaattttgagtgatttataatattgaaaatttgtggttaaattttttttttgttttttgtttaaaaaaagacaacgctttttaaagcgttgtctttaccaGAAAAGACAAAACTTTTTTGAAGTGTTGTCTTTTTCAATTACAacgacgcttaaaaagcgttgtcttttccaaaaacgacaacgctttttataaaaggcaacgcttaaaaagcattgtcgtttttagatacgacaacgctttttaagcgttgtctttttcagaAATGataacgctttttaagcgttttCGTTtctgaaaaagacaacgctttttccgtgTTGTCTTTGACcatggtcttttacaacactggctacgacaacgctttttcggggacattaacaatgcggaaaaagcgttgtttttagccatttttcttgtagtgctaCCAATTAGCTCtacctccgtctttatctggaatacatgatgtctttcatgtatcgatgcttcggaAATATCTTGTTGATAAATCTCGCGTGCTTCagtctgatgaggctgaactcgacgaaactttgagttattttgaaaagccaattcagattcttgatcgtaaggagaagcaactacgaacgaagactattccacttgtgaaagttcagtggagtcgtcatggtattgaagaagcaacctgggagacagaatcagacatgagacaacgatttccggaaatgtttcaatgatgtgagttttTCTTCAGTCTTTCTGTTATCTGTTTTATATGATATGTTGatagtacttgagatttcgaggacgaaatcgtgtcttagtgggggagaattgtaacggacgaaattatttaattttaatccgagattatttaatttgagaatattttgagttttgatttaaattctaatattctaaaattatttaggattgaaattgaatttaatgattgattgaggactgaattgcaaagaAGCAAGAATTggaggactaaagtgcaaaattctTAACTTAGTGGGACACTTGTTTGATACATGCATATTGACGTGTAAGATATTCAAATTCATCAGCAAATTCTGAGAAGAAACCGAGAGAACAAGAATAAAGAAATCTTAAGTTTATTCTTCATCTTCCAATTGTCGTATTTTGAGTTCTggttatccgaattcgattccgaaaagtgttctggaatccttgcaacgagaccttcgatttgatgtaagttttattttGGTTCATCATGttttgagaattcgaaaatggcagagatcagtacgtTGTGTTTTGCTTGAAGTTTTTGAAGTATTATCTTGTCATATTGAAGATGGATTCAGAAATGGTGATTGTATGCTATTGTGATGATTTAGCAGCTTTAGTTCGACATGCTTAGCATCTGATATGCTGGGTTTTAGTGGTTTACAACTGATATATGTTGTATATTATTGAGAGGTTAGGTAGCTTTGAGTTTCGGTTGCCGACTTTatgccgttatgccgccggacTTGTGATTGTGAACTGTTTTGCTATCTTCTTCTATTGAGTTGGGATATGATTGAATTGTATTGATGTTGTTGGATGTAtatacttcatttcagattgtgTTTGAAGTATTTTGAGTTCAAGAACGTCAATGTCAAATCGGGAACGAGTTGATGCAAGGTTTggagtttattttgttaatataaTTGGATTGAACTTGAGGAAAGATTTTGATAGAGGTTTGGTTATGttgttgttcagatttggatagctttGAAGACACCTTGAAACCTCACAATCGAAAGTtaaaagtggactattatttgaatgggattataactcgaaatggtttgtatcgagttccctaaatcgcATACTTATTTGCTTGTTTGCTTTTATGTGCTCTTCTATGAATTGTTGAATGCCTctatgatgttaatgaatgctattatgatgatatatgttgcattcatcttgtgaaacttattctttgattttgaaatgaacggaaacgttcgaatagacgatttgaggaactatatatgtatggctTGGGTGGTTGAGTTAGCCTAGCGTCCGAATTGCATAtatggtggcttcaaagtctagagaagtaagataagtagccccacctcgattgggagtgtcggtggtttagCTACGATATCtttttctcgggatcccaaccgacgaaatgAGAGATGATTTGAGAGAATCTGTTTTGAAGGCATGCATTGTCTTTTATTccatatcatgagtttgatatatatgaattgagttgcatgttagttgcttttactgggaaatacgtttctcaccggagttatccggttattgttgtgttgtatgtgtcatggcaataggcgggattGGAACAGGGGACAAGCGAGTTTGAAGAACAGAGAATGAGAGAATAGAGTggtgatccgagtttagatgtcCATTGTACTGTCAATGCTTTGTGTTGAGTCCAGAGACATGATCGTGTTGTATTTACTTTTTCCAAGACTTGTTGTACATGAATGTATGGAAGTTCCCTAGATGTAATATGATGATAGTGTATCATAATCTTTCTTGCATGATATAAGAGATTTGCTTGAGCTTATCTTAGTAGCTTTGTCATGAGTTTGTGCTATCAACTTATATTATGTTAGAATTCATGCTAGCAATGACCTTCAAGATAGAATGTTGATATTGATGTTAGCATTTGATTATGTATAGATCATGTATGAGGTGATGCTAGATGaaaatggatgaagggactCGTTTTGACAGCAAGAAACTTTTTTTGGTTTTCTGGACaatgagcccgctcgatcgggtgaatatcaccgatcgagcgcggcccttgAATTGCATAAACAGAGAATTGAGTTttcttggctcgctcgatcgaacgaattcacccgatcgagcgagaccaaaaattTTTCCAACCCGAGGAGCAGGGCTtaagggctcgctcgatcgggtgactttacccgatcgagcgaggtgcagcatattaaaaaaaatattttatttatttaatctttGATGCTTGGATTTAATCTTTGCATCTTATATGAATTGTATTGAAATGAGAGATTAGTACTCGGGCCGTCAcaaccgacgacctggaggtttgcttcacagtctgcctattccggagtagaaatgagagtttatcacgatggattttgtgacccatttgccgatgtcctcgaggaattgtgatgctatctgggatgtggtggaccgactcaccaattcagtgcatttcattgcctatagccgagagtacactgtggatcgtatggcccgtttgtatgttcaggagatcgttcgacttcatagagttcctgtgagcattgtcagcgatcgagaccccaggttcacttctagattttgggggagtgttcagcgtgcgatgggcactactctcatcttgagtactgcctatcatccggaaacagatggtcagtcagaacgcactatccgtactttggaggatatgcttcgagcttgcactatggactttggtatagcctggcaggatcatttgccattgatcgagttcgcgtacaataacaactatcatactagcacTGGGATTGCACCTTTTTAGGTGTTGTACGGGCGACATTGTCGTACTTCACTCtcctgggaagaagtgggggagatacaggctgagggaccggagtttatccagcaagcAGTATATattattgatcagatcaagaaacgtattaagactgcacaggatcgtcaggccagctatgctaacactaagcgtaggccttttcagtttgatgttggggagaaagtgtttctgagagtttcacctttccacaggattctcagatttggccttaacggcaagttgtctcccagattcatcggtccgtttgagatcttggagagcattggagatttggcttatcgtgtggctttgccaccgtatctgtctagtattcacaacgtgttccacgtatctctgttgcgatgatatgtggcagatccgtctTATATTCTGCAGCAGTCTAAAGTTCAtgtggataaggatttgacgtATGTTGAAAGatctattcgtatcctggatcataatgATAAGGTCTttcggaacaaagtcattcctttggtattagttcagtggcagcgccgaggcactgaagaagccacttgggagctcgaaagcaggatgcgcacagaacatcctgagttattttgattttattttcgaattgtattcagttgtaaactctgtaaattttgcaatttgaataagagaatgtttctgcatcttgtttaacattcagtacttaagatctgatttcgaggatgaaatatcttaagtgggggagaatgtagtagcccgaacccagttttagtgattaactgttatttaatccaataaacatgattaaggagacttttaatggattaacggagcccgggattagacccagtatgatcagaaatggtccggagggtcaggcagaacggaagcaacgttctaggTACGGATGCAAtgttcgtgccatcagaaatgcgtcactgcttacgtacttgatgtgacattggcaccatcggaagcaatgatggtgaacggacgcaacgttcatcAGGCAGAAcagacgcaacgatggaggatcggacgcaacgttcgtcaggcagaacggacgcaatgatggaggatcggacgcaacgttcgttgtctataaataggggtgccgagacTCACATTTGTGCACACctttcatctcttctctctcgattccttagccttctaactcagatctagggagttctaggcgtcctgttgggaatccggaagtggcatagcgatccaggcatcgtagcagagctgtggcctagttttgaggcaatcgacaacaaagggctaacgacggacgaaggtatagcttttgcttcctaaaaatatttaggagtatgcaatagcctagttaaggcttttagagctctatattgatattagtatcatttggaagtgtagtgccgattataggcgtagacctagagctggtagagcatGCCTAGTGTTTgagtacgaaagtactgttcgagatatcctgactgactatgcatgtattatgtgactgcatgatttatatgccatgattttatgctgcatacatttacatcttgagctatctctattgagatgtctattagtagggtttaccctattctgttagtggatggacttccatcgatttgggtcccgcgtatccactggtatttttggtatgtgagccacctcctgaagcgacgacatagtgtgctacataccagggcccagtctgtctttgttatctgatctttgacctcgagtctgtagggagttcacttgcatgcatgtatactcatactctcgtgctaagcgttttatgctcacgtctcgtaatctgtgtttctggacaccctattccatggggcaggtttgcgattggatgaggcgggtggagatcggcatttcttactgtacaatgcctcaaaaggtgccataccgatactcgcttggaagctgttgttgtaagaaaactcgacgaGAGGCAAAGagtcttgccaactagtgccaaagtctagcactaccgctcgcagcatatcctctaacgtctggatagtccgctctgactgtccgtcggtctgaggattataagttgtactcaggtgcaatcgagtaccaagtgcctcctaaagactgtgccagaaatgcgaagtgaatctagggtctcggtctgaaatgaTCAACTTCGGCatcccatgcaatctcacaacattgctagcatacaactcagccatctgatcgtgacgatacgtcatcctgtacggaataaaacatgcagacttcgtcaatcggccgatcactacccaaatagcatcgcatcctcgaacagatcgcggtagcttcgtgacgaaatccatagaaatatgatcccatttccattcaggaacagatagactgtgcaacagaccaccagGTCGCTTCCACTctactttcacttgctgacagttcataCATCgcgatacaaacctcgcaacatcgctcttaattttcttccaccagaactggttcttcagatcgttgtacatcttacgacctccaggatgaacactaaaccgactgcaatgatcctctcggagaatacgctgtctcaactccgaaatatcaggcacaacaatacggttattcacaaacaaaatgtcatctctaacctggaat comes from the Henckelia pumila isolate YLH828 chromosome 1, ASM3356847v2, whole genome shotgun sequence genome and includes:
- the LOC140861555 gene encoding auxin response factor 6-like, which codes for MHADLETDEVYAQMTLQPLSPQEQKEISFLLADLGTPSKQPTNYFCKTLTASDTCTHGGFSVPRRAEEKVFPPLDFSLQPPAQELVARDLHNNEWKFIHIFRGQHKRHLLTTGWSVFVSAKRLIVGDSVLFIWNEKNQLLLGIRHANRPKTVMPSSFLSSDSMHLGLLAAAAHAAATNSRFTIFYNPRASPSEFVIPLAKYVKAVYHTRVSVGMHFRMLFETEESSVRRYMGTITGIGDLDPTRWPHSHCVQLR